The genomic region GCAAGGCTGGCCAACGCTGCAGCACACCTCGGGCTTCCTATGCGGGCATTCACCACCGACGTTGGTGTCGACGTCCTGTCCTTTGGCGGCACCAAAAACGGGCTGCTGTTCGGCGAAGCCGTTATCTGGCTTAACCCACAGTCCGACCCAGGCATGAGCTACCTGCGCAAGATGAACATGCAGCTTGCCTCAAAGATGCGTTTCGTCTCTGCGCAACTGATAGCCCTGCTAGCGGATGGGTTGTGGCTGCGGTCCGCCAGTCACGCCAACGAGATGGCTCAACGTCTCAGCGAAGGGATCTCGGCCATTAGCGGCGTCTCGCTGACGCAATCAACACAGTCCAATGGCGTCTTTGCCGTCCTTCCACCCGGGGCAGCTGCGGAAGTCCGGGAATCCTTCCGCTTCTATGACTGGGACCAAGCACGCGGCGAAGTCCGGTGGATGTGCTCCTGGGACACCACCGAAACCGATGTCCAATCTCTCGTGGCTGCCGTTGAAGCTGCCGTAGGCTCCCTGGCGTGACACAGCGACACGTCTAGCCAAGGAGACGTAATCGCTAACCAGTGGCGGTGTTTTCCAGCGGGCGCGAGTCGGTGACTCCTATCAGTGCGCCGCAGCCCCGTTTGACGACCATAGGAGCATCGTAAGCGAGCCGCCGTCGTTCCAGTCTCTCCTGTTGCGCACGCGACGGGATTCGTCTTCGCCATGGCCTCATACCGGCGCAAGATCAGCTACGGGCAGAAATCCGCTGCTCAGGGTCGTTGGTTGGGGCCACCTTGTAGGCGCTGCTGATGGCGACGCGGTTAAAAGTGTTGATCGACATGGTCACCCAGGTGAGGGCGGACAGCTGTCCCGGAGTCAGGTGCTCCGCGGCGGACTCGTACTGGCCCACGTTGGAGTGCGAGACATTGATCATGGTGACGTACTCGGCCAAGGCCAGGGCCGAGCGCTCCTGCTCATTGAAGTACCTCGTCTCCCTCCAGGCGGGCAACACACTGAGCCGTTCGGGGCTCTCTCCCTTGCCAATGGCGTCAGCCGTGTGCATCCGAAGGCAGTAGGCACACCCGTTGATCTGGGACACCCGTATCTTGACCAGTTCGATGAGGAGAGGAGGGAGGTTCTCGGCCAGTGCCGCCTGGTCTGACATCCCAGCCAGCCTGATGAGTGTTCCGTACAGCTCCTGGTGCCTGCTGCCGATATTCGTGCGCGCCGCCGTTGTTGTGCTGGTCATGGCGTCCCGTCCTTTCCTGTAAATGAAGATTTTGTATTCCGCTGGTTCTTGGGCAGGCGCCCAAGAATTAGCGGAACGGGGGATACTCAATGTCATTTCCGTGGTGCTTCTGATCTCGCAGAAGGGCCGATCCTGCCAGCGTCAGGCGGGGATGTTCTTCGGCGGCCGATAGCAGGCTGCAAGGAGTCCGACTCCGGCAACACCGCCAACTCCTACGGAGATGAAAAGCCCAGGCAGTCCTTCGAGAAGGGGCGAACCGAATATCAGCCAGTCCAGACTCATATGTCCCGGCCCCGTGATTGCTATGGAAATCGCCGCGACTGCAAGGACAAAGGTGTACTCCCACCCTCCGGAGGTTATGAGGAAGCCCTTTTGGCGGTGGACGGTCCACGCTGCTACCAGCATGAGTGCCACAAATGCAGCTGAGGCGAGAGAAGTCAGGAGGCCGGCGGCAAGGGCAAGACCTGCCGCAATTTCAGTGCCTGCGGCCAACCACGCATGGAAGGCAGCTGGGCGCATGCCAAGGCTTCTGAACCATTTGCTTGTGCCGGATATCCTCCCGCCCAGGAAGAGTTTGGCGTATCCGTGAACCGCCATGGTGATGCCGATGCCGAGCCTGAGTACCAGGAGAGCTAGGTCGAAACTGGTCATGGGTTCCTCGATCAATGGGTAGTAGTGGATAAGGATGCGACTCGCTTGGTTAAGTTACGAGTATTGACTGTAACTTAACTCTAGCCTAGTTTGGTGTTGTCCGTATCACATGTGCTCTTCGTTGGCGCATCGATATACCCCGTTGGAT from Arthrobacter globiformis harbors:
- a CDS encoding carboxymuconolactone decarboxylase family protein — its product is MTSTTTAARTNIGSRHQELYGTLIRLAGMSDQAALAENLPPLLIELVKIRVSQINGCAYCLRMHTADAIGKGESPERLSVLPAWRETRYFNEQERSALALAEYVTMINVSHSNVGQYESAAEHLTPGQLSALTWVTMSINTFNRVAISSAYKVAPTNDPEQRISARS
- a CDS encoding DoxX family protein, whose product is MTSFDLALLVLRLGIGITMAVHGYAKLFLGGRISGTSKWFRSLGMRPAAFHAWLAAGTEIAAGLALAAGLLTSLASAAFVALMLVAAWTVHRQKGFLITSGGWEYTFVLAVAAISIAITGPGHMSLDWLIFGSPLLEGLPGLFISVGVGGVAGVGLLAACYRPPKNIPA